The Atribacterota bacterium genome includes a region encoding these proteins:
- a CDS encoding TRAP transporter substrate-binding protein: MDKNKFFIIMIILIIFLNVSLLVCAEQEKKTVVLSFAHPYPSSHHKQIQILEPLFEEIKEKSNGRIIINIHPGGSLSTGAMMADDMASGAVDGGWTQQGYYPGRFLLTSLFEFSGMWRNVTELAHTMMTLLETNEAFQEEYNNYKIISLGGTPPGSVYTAKQPIHGIEDFKGKNLRVSTTFAEELINSLGGVGTNIPMSEVYDALERGIIDGECTDHTAIETYSHHEVIKYAVNNMSLFTSTGMVAFSMNTWNKLSPEDQELIESCIGMKTALKDAKMYDDLQSNALNFLKNNNIEIYEWTEEDTQQFIEIVTPMIDKRIEQIEAKGIPARQFYNEAIEIRDNFRNKNK, encoded by the coding sequence GACTGTTGTTCTTAGCTTTGCCCATCCTTATCCTTCTAGTCACCATAAACAAATTCAAATATTAGAACCACTCTTTGAAGAAATTAAAGAAAAATCTAACGGGCGTATTATAATTAACATTCACCCAGGTGGCTCATTATCTACTGGGGCAATGATGGCAGACGATATGGCATCAGGAGCAGTGGATGGGGGTTGGACTCAACAGGGTTACTATCCGGGTAGATTTCTGTTAACGTCACTTTTTGAATTTTCAGGAATGTGGAGAAATGTCACTGAACTCGCGCATACTATGATGACATTGCTGGAAACAAATGAAGCTTTTCAGGAGGAATATAACAATTACAAAATAATCAGCTTGGGTGGAACTCCTCCAGGAAGTGTATATACGGCTAAGCAGCCTATCCACGGAATCGAGGATTTTAAAGGAAAGAATCTTAGAGTTTCAACTACTTTTGCGGAAGAACTTATTAATTCACTTGGTGGTGTAGGTACCAACATCCCTATGAGTGAGGTTTATGATGCATTGGAAAGAGGAATAATAGATGGTGAGTGTACTGACCATACAGCAATTGAAACCTACAGTCATCATGAAGTAATTAAATATGCAGTTAATAATATGAGTCTATTTACCTCTACAGGAATGGTTGCTTTTAGCATGAATACATGGAATAAGCTTTCTCCTGAAGATCAAGAATTAATTGAAAGCTGTATTGGAATGAAAACTGCCTTGAAAGACGCAAAAATGTATGATGATCTCCAAAGTAATGCTTTGAACTTCTTAAAAAACAATAATATTGAAATATATGAATGGACCGAAGAAGATACGCAACAATTTATTGAAATTGTCACACCAATGATTGATAAAAGAATTGAGCAAATTGAAGCAAAGGGAATACCGGCAAGGCAGTTTTATAATGAAGCAATCGAGATCAGAGATAATTTTAGAAATAAAAATAAATAA